The window GTCTGCTGTTAGGATGGAGCAGATTCCTTAACAATTGCAACCATAACCCAACTCATGGGtagaaaaaggaacaaaaaagaAGTCCTACCTAAAACATGCAGTACTGCACGATCACTCGTGGAGAAATATACCCAAATTTTGCTGCATTCCCTGTTTTTAGCTAAAATTACGTGCGTTGTAGGCCAAGatgtatttttcattattttctgcCTTAAACTAGCATAAATGGTGGCCATGTTATCACTAGTCCATCAGCTTAATGTAGAAAGTAAATGGCAGGGTCATTGTTGCAACAATGTGTAAATGGCAGGGTTGAAGTTGCTCAAATTAAAACATTAAGAACAAAAGTGAATTTCACTCAAAATACAGGGGTgcaaagtgtaatttaccttcttttttttacttctaATTAGAGCCTATTTGACAAGGTAAGTTATAGCTACTGGAAGATTAATGCGTTCAAAAGAACCTAAAGCAACAAGCAGAGTTCCACCCCACTAAATGATTAACGGGGTATAATGTTCTTCCAGAATTTTAGAACAGAAAAAGTTTACAGATGGAAGTTAAGCGAATCAATGAGGAAATGAATTCTACAGTACCTGATTAAAAGTTGGCCACGATTCCATATTTTGAGCCCTAAGTGTGTCAGCATTGATGGCTTGGTAGTTTACCTTTGATCTCAAAATTTTGGGTCTCTGTCATGATAATATATATGTTCAGGCGAGTGAAACATCTAGGAGTTATAGAAAATTTACGTTCAAATTTTTTCACACCTTGCAAAATCGAAGGAAAAAATAGAGATCTATCAAGAGAAAAGATGGAGCAAagtacacacatacacacacacacacacacaaacaaaaggCAAGGAACATCACAGATTAGAAGCACATGAATGCTAAACAAAGGTTTATATGAAGATCGATTTAGGGGAAGGGAAACTCTGAGTCAAATTTAGAAATACATGAATGGTAATCAAAATGAAGGTGCTTCCTTAAAGTACGTAGGTatatgttgaataagaagagtatccaagataactctaatgatcccaagaagaagaaaatagagcacactcttaaagaaagctcacaaaacaaactaattagcaaagcttttcttatttagctctaggctttgtttttccttagatgatatacaatgcttggggacttggttatttatagcaaaccaaatgaaagctacaccacacacttaattaaactaagtttatttactaccacacaaaacacattaattgcacctaattatgttgtcttccacacaaccttacctaactttgcaattgtaagcaattacatcatcaaactagatatggacttgggctttagattgggttgtggattacttattgttttgggttgacattgggttgacattgattctcaacactccctctcaatgtcagctctcattctttgcactgtgctgagtaaACAGTGAAaaatttcgagcttgcctgtactcaaactttttgtgaacaagtccgcaacttgatcattcgtcttgacctgtctcatctcaatctcttcttacAGAACCTTTTatctgataaagtggtaatgtacctccacatgcttagttcttgcatgaaagactggatttttcgccaagcgaattgctgattgattatcacagtacaatggtactggataatctactggttgatgtagatcactcatcaactgtattagccatgcattctcttgagctgccattgctgttgctctatactctgcttcagtggttgacaatgataccgtcggctgtctcttgctacaccaagagatggttccagaaccaagcttaaacacctacccagttgttgatctcctggtgtcatgatctctcgcatagtcagcatcacagtaaccaactaacttgcagtcttcacctttcttgtacaaaagaccatagtcaattgtactcttcacatatctcagtattcgtcgaactgcttccaaatgaggcttctttggattttgcatgtaccgactcatcacaccaactgcataagaaatgtcaggtcgagtcaaggttaagtagatcagactacctaccaattgttgatacatcgtcgcatcttccaaatcttttccttcatgtgcactcattttgacatttggctccatcggcgtagagatcagcttgtattcgagcattccgaacctcttcaataaatctttggaatacttctgttgacagagaaatatttcttcttgtgtgcgatcaacctctagaccaaggaaatgcttgagttgaccaagttccttcatctggaaacggactgataaattctccttcgtctgaagaatttctgcctcatcatcaccggttatgattaagtcatccacatacactagcacaatagctagctttccttcattggctttgacaaataagctggaatctgcaggtgttactgaataaccacgttgtgttagaaattcagcaatcttaccataccacgccctgggtgcttgtttcaatccgtagagtgctttccgcagtttacacacatattcaggatgatcttggttctgaaattccattggttggatcatgtagatctcccgatccagctctccatgaagaaaagcattcttcatatccatctgccatagattccagtctttgttggctgcaagtgcaagtaagactcgtactgttgtaagctttgccactggactaaacgtttcatcatagtctagtccgtactgttaagagaaaccacgagctaccaatcgtggcttgtacctctcgattaacccatctggacgacgctttatcttgtaaacccacttgcaggatatgagTTTCACATCtcgactttggcacgagatcccaagtctgattttgctgaagtgcatcaagctcttctttcatagctgtcatccactcagaactctgcgatgcttcttcgaactcaggttctgttgcagttgtttcttcaattatggctgcattggcgtatttgggatttggccttcgtgttcttgttgaccttcggagttgagattgtggagttgattcttccgtttcactcggcccaccttcttcgtttggttgttgatacacgccagtttgccaaggattctgagctactctttgttcgacatcatcgctatttggatctcctgattcatctgaacttggttggagttggatagtatgctcccccatcttctgttgcagcttttctctaaattctctggagtctggtagcacctccttctctgaggaccaccaagaagatgcttcatcaaacaccacatctcgtgaagtgtaacatcttccacttgttggatcgcaacatttccatccctttttctggctgtcgtatcccacaaaaatacatctaacagctttcttgtcaaacttgctccatacatgatcaggaacaaatacataacatacacagccaaatactcgaaaatagctaactgtaggtttcatgttccacagattctcaaagggagaaacaaatcctaaccttggttgaggaagtctgttgatcacaaaggctgcagtccttattgcttcagcccaaaaccttcccggtacgttctttgcatgtagcatacttcgacagacttctgcaagatgccggttctttctctcagctacatcattttgttgtggtgtgttagCACAAGTGTAttgatgacgtattcgacattcccttaggtattgagagaactcacttgagctatattctccctcgttatctgtgcgcaggcaacggatcttctttcccacttctccttcggctgactctctgaactctttaaactttgagaatgtgtcagatttttctttcataaagaagacccacacataccttgagaagtcatcaatgaatgttaccatgtaccgcataccaccaacggacggttgcttaactggtccgaacacatcagagtgaactaactctaatggttcttttactttaaacttcgattcctcatatggcaattggtgtgctttaccatactggcatcctgcacatactgtgtctgttcgcatgtccagttgaggaagccccttaagcatcgacttttTCACCATCACACTTAGCTTggaatagctaacgtgacctaaccgcatgtgccatagatctgatgtctcatttttccttgtcctgtctacatatgcagattctgctgacattacgtagactgactccaatcgtcgcccctccattgttggtgtttctgagattttgaggtcacaatacaccttcacatctagtggaccgaacaagacatggtggcccgatgatgtcaattgagccacagatagcaaatttttcttcattcctggaacatgataaacatcttgaagtggcacctggttagaattatatcgaggcttaactattgtcttaccgatgtgagttatcggtaaccttgagttgtcggctgtcaccaccacacgacctcccttgtattcagatagattttgcagcttctgtttatcacccgtcatatgatttgagcaacccgaatctacgatccaatcatttttgtggtcaatgcgttctggtgttgttaccgtgagggctaattcttcttcttcctccgtagcgaataatgcttcagcatcccagccatcttcactattctccttcgaactggaagtagcagtattactttcaacaggctgtttcttggtccaacaatctttcaccatgtggcccatcttcccgcagttgtaacacttgccactaaactttttactattaccgtgattcttccaagctcccccagaacgagagcctccatttcctgggtgactttgcaccttttctccatcctttttagatccactaccagtgtaccgcttgaaggtgcctttgcttttgttggtgtagagcgcttcctcttcactcttcagtgagactcctcccatttgcttggccatagcttcttgacctgcatgcaaattttcaaactcaacaagcgatggttgtgtcggccatccttgtatagcggcaatgaaccctcgatatttgggtctcaaaccatggataattattctcttcatcctggtttccccaataggagctgttggatctaattctgaaatttcgcggcatatcgacttcaccttgtgaaagtactgggcaatcgtcatgtcgcgttgtaccatcaatagcagctcattctcgagaagttgcaattttgtatcgttcctcttcgaaaagagtgtaacaaaagtgtcccatgcttcctttggcgttttagcatcccgaatgtgctccaacatttcttcttctattgtggtctttaaggcaaatattgatttgcctgctttaattttctacttccgcaagacgccgttagcatcttccactgccggttgtgtaacttcactaccaccgacaacctcccacaagtcttgaccttgaaggtaagactctatacacgttgcccacgcgttatagttttggttgttgagcttcttgattcctccaacaacttgaagatcacccatcgtatcggcaagactttgactacaccgaacaagcttgagtgactaccgtgcagagtaatacactactctcgacacaaagaagctcattctcaaggtttgtgataaccccagcaataatctcaagaaatcttttctgatgtggaagatcagtcaaaactgcaaccacagagcatactcggaatttcaagagactttacaaccaatgctctaccaaaaacgatccctgaccgacttggctctgataccaattgttgaataagaagagtatccaagataactctaacgatcccaagaagaagaaaatagagcacactcttaaagaaagctcacaaaacaaactaattagcaaagcttttcttatttagctctaagctttgtttttccttggatgatatacaatgcttggggacttgggtatttatagtaaaccaaatgaaagctacaccacacacttaattaaactaagtttatttactaccacacaaaacacattaattgcacctaattatgttgtcttccacacaaccttacctaactttgcaattgtaagcaattacatcatcaaactagatatggacttgggttttagattgggttgtggattacttattgttttgggttgacattgattctcaacagtaTAGTCCTAAGTGACACAAATATTTTTCATACCAAGGTTCCATTTTCGACATAGCCTGTCATTACTCAGGGAACAAGAACTACACAAAACAAATATCCAAAACATCAAGAATCCACTGAAGCTACAACATCAATTTTATACAATTTCATTTGCTTAGAGTCTTTAGACAGACTTCTAATCTTGGAACGACATAAATATCAATGGAAGTGGAAATTTCAATCGATTTACCTGAGTTTGCAGAATAGACATTGAAGTAGTGTATATAAGCTCCCATTTTCCATTGAGTAAATCAGATTTGAGTGGTTCCTTTGTTGGGTTAACTGCTTCAAGTTTGCGTGCAATCTATTTAGAAATGCATTCCGCGGAACAAAAATAGAAAGGTGCACACAGGTATCAGAAACTAATGTCACACATCTCTACTGAGATAAATGACAGAAATAAACACAGTCTAAATGAACATGCTAATACAGGCTTTTCGACATTCTTTTTAAAACGATTAAGCTACTAGAAAGAAATTATGCAATACTTATTAGTTGCCTCCGAGGCCCCGATGATTCCACTTAATTTCATTTAGAATGTACACAAAAGCATAAAATATGGCAATATGAACTGTTTCCTGGCTGGTATTTTAAGTGTTTCTTCATCTGCAATGAAATTATTCCAaaagtttcttcttttttatagaATTTTCAGAGCCCAATTGCCCAGTCAATGATTTAAGGAGAATTCCTGTCACATATTTTAGCTTCAAAGTGCAATTAATACAAGGAAAAGCCAGAATCCAGATAACAAATGAAAGCTAAAAGCACAAAAGGGAATGCAAAGGGCAACCTGATCAACAGTTTGCTGGTCCTCCGGAGTGGCATCGGCGCCTCGATCGAGCGGAGCAATGGCGTCAAGAAGCTCGTCCTTGAGAGGCCGAGTATCTTTGCGTTTGTTCAAAAATGCAGGAAAGAATGAAACTTTGGCTCTCCATTTCTGAGAACTTGAACTGCAGCTGGAgagtgtgtgaatggtggtggtggtgggtttCCCCGGAAAATGACAGGGGACTAGTTTAGGAGTCGACGGCGAcgcggcggaggaggaggaggattggGTGGTTGTGAGAAGCATAGGTGACCAAGAACAAGATAAGGCCATGCTGCTCTCTGCTCTGCCATTGTATCCCTGTTCAGAAGGTTTTAAAGGTTTGCAAGAGGGTAAATCCGGAAAAACAATCTATATGTCACCTCTAATTTTGTGACACGTGGAAATTTATTTGACACTCATTTAACCCCGAATTTAACTCCGTTAAGtgtattataaaaataattactcGTAAAAATGTTTCGGAAATTGGCAAATCTCCCATTATTAAAGACGTAAGTTGGAGCACCTTTTGGGCCACGTTTAAACATTATTGGGCCCTTCTTCTGACACATCTTAACTTAATTCCGTTTAATGATTTAAATAGCttattttctaaattattttataaaaattatttatacAAAGAGAagcaattaaatttaaaatcatttagtCATTTAATTACTATTCAATAAATAGACAAATTATATTTGATGCTCAACCACTTAACTTTTGAGTTGTCGCTCTACATGGCAAATTAAACAGATCAAAATTAAGCCATGTCATCAGTTAACAAAGTACTTAACAAAAAGAGTAAAGGAAgtataaaaatgacaaaaatatcat of the Pyrus communis chromosome 1, drPyrComm1.1, whole genome shotgun sequence genome contains:
- the LOC137711792 gene encoding probable plastid-lipid-associated protein 4, chloroplastic, with the protein product MALSCSWSPMLLTTTQSSSSSAASPSTPKLVPCHFPGKPTTTTIHTLSSCSSSSQKWRAKVSFFPAFLNKRKDTRPLKDELLDAIAPLDRGADATPEDQQTVDQIARKLEAVNPTKEPLKSDLLNGKWELIYTTSMSILQTQRPKILRSKVNYQAINADTLRAQNMESWPTFNQVTADLTPLNARKVAVKFDYFKIAGLIPIKAPDRARGELEITYLDEELRVSRGDKGNLFILKMVDPSYRVPV